In Plasmodium relictum strain SGS1 genome assembly, chromosome: 6, one DNA window encodes the following:
- the RPN9 gene encoding 26S proteasome regulatory subunit RPN9, putative: protein MSSTEEINKLLDENENTLINELKEKYNFINFDEIKSYKEKKLHHELTLEIQKFVNNKNVNVKDKFRLFYTYLSPLINKLKKIIYAELLYMVTISFDAKWTINYLKESEQNLENDKDAIIIYRCILILKYIELKDFKSCENEIENTKNMLQGVIGLNVAAHKFYNFALMNYYKVLNKSDLFVKYALLYLAYTPLDDLDESEKVEIGKYICIHSIISEDVYNIGEIIQLPLIDVCIKNNEETEWLYQLIYVYNEGKIDSFNEIVKKYEANIKNTILKDYEKSMLKKITLLALMDLAFRKKKQRSDISFTEIAEHCKIDIKEVEKMLITAKSKNILTCKIDEIEKSVKITWVKPRVLNVDKIYFMKESIDKWITHSKNLLTYMEDISVELLIS from the coding sequence atgtcATCAacagaagaaataaataagttattggatgaaaatgaaaatacattgattaatgaattaaaagaaaaatataattttataaattttgatgaaataaaaagttacaaagaaaaaaaattgcatCATGAATTAACTTTAGAAATACAAAAGtttgttaataataaaaatgtaaatgtTAAAGATAAATTTCGCCTATTTTACACATATTTATCTccattaataaataaactaAAGAAGATAATTTATGCCGAACTATTATATATGGTGACTATTAGTTTTGATGCTAAATGGACAATTAACTACTTAAAAGAATCAGAACAAAATTTAGAGAATGACAAAGAtgcaataataatatataggtgtatattaattttaaaatatatagaacTAAAAGATTTTAAAAGTTGTGAAAACGAAATTGAAAATACAAAGAACATGTTACAAGGTGTAATTGGATTAAATGTAGCAGCccataaattttataattttgctTTAATGAACTATTATaaagttttaaataaatcaGATCTTTTTGTTAAATATGCTCTTCTATATTTAGCTTATACACCTTTGGATGATTTAGATGAATCAGAAAAAGTGGAAAtaggaaaatatatttgtattcATTCAATTATAAGTGAAGATGTCTACAATATTGGTGAAATTATTCAATTACCACTGATAGAtgtatgtataaaaaataatgaggAAACAGAATGGTTATATCAattaatttatgtatataatgAAGGAAAAATTGATTCTTTTAATGAAAtcgtaaaaaaatatgaagctaatattaaaaatactattttaaaagattatgaaaaaagcatgctaaaaaaaattacattacTAGCTTTAATGGATCTAGcgttcagaaaaaaaaaacaaagatCAGATATTTCTTTTACTGAAATTGCTGAGCATTGTAAAATAGATATTAAAGAAGTagaaaaaatgttaattACAGccaaaagtaaaaatatattaacttGTAAGATTGATGAAATTGAAAAATCAGTAAAAATTACTTGGGTTAAACCAAGAGTTCTCAATGTtgacaaaatatattttatgaaagAAAGTATTGATAAATGGATAACTCATTCTAAAAATCTTCTTACATATATGGAAGATATATCTGttgaattattaatatcataa
- a CDS encoding RAP protein, putative — translation MGLIRPRERVIINAIRRESRIKYKAKRMHKRFRSWAQQRTREYWLPMNVCLTSNVELMDGQYISACVQKAATLRKHDYELWRGYSKRILEISETLTPQQIGYIFYGMGKSKFLNTEFYDKFLTSIQNNLDSFYSHPLMCVAWSLNRVLIRKEEFFKEFCKTVISKSDDIRTKDLIKINTSIAKLSIHDKNFKSHVNKNMINKLEIIFAQDFRNVINDVTLINLYDDEVKKYILTRFSNMFICARPQHYKNAYKSAVAVRVLFPHVWDSLSNKVKSFYVRLSMRRIPEISRKPSEFQWEVSDCLAKLGISHRNTFLWGCYFIDIGEINEKRNCWFVDGPTCFYTSTNQYTESVKLQHRILYDLGWNIRRIVWLDWLKFGNDIKKKIEYVKKLREKEPLGKNLDHFPNISAEDIKNKLKELKFYKIQKEIEKTKNEPKIHLSL, via the coding sequence atggGACTAATAAGGCCAAGAGAAAGAGTTATTATTAATGCTATAAGAAGAGAAAgtagaataaaatataagGCAAAGCGTATGCACAAAAGATTTCGTTCATGGGCCCAACAAAGAACTCGAGAATATTGGTTACCTATGAATGTATGTTTAACAAGCAATGTAGAACTAATGGATGGTCAATACATTTCTGCGTGTGTTCAAAAAGCAGCAACATTAAGAAAACATGATTATGAATTATGGAGAGGATACAGTAAAAGAATTTTAGAAATTTCTGAAACTTTAACTCCTCAACAAATtggttatattttttatggaATGGGTAAAAGCAAATTTTTAAACACCGaattttatgataaatttttaacGTCAATACAAAATAATTTGGATAGTTTTTATAGTCATCCCTTGATGTGTGTAGCATGGTCTCTAAATAGAGTATTAATAAGAAAGGAAGAGTTTTTCAAGGAATTTTGCAAAACTGTTATAAGTAAATCTGATGATATTAGAACAAAAGATTTAATTAAGATAAATACATCTATCGCAAAACTAAGTATTCAtgacaaaaattttaaaagtcatgtgaataaaaatatgataaataaaTTGGAAATAATATTTGCACAAGATTTTCGAAATGTAATAAATGATGTTacattaattaatttatacgATGATGAagtcaaaaaatatatattaacaaGATTCAGCAATATGTTTATATGTGCAAGGCCACAGCATTATAAGAATGCATATAAATCTGCAGTTGCAGTAAGGGTATTATTTCCTCATGTATGGGATTCTTTGtcaaataaagtaaaaagtTTTTATGTTAGATTAAGTATGAGAAGAATTCCAGAAATTTCTAGAAAACCATCTGAATTTCAGTGGGAAGTTTCTGACTGTCTAGCCAAATTGGGCATTAGTCATAGAAACACTTTTTTATGGGGATGTTACTTTATTGACATTGgtgaaattaatgaaaaaagaaactGTTGGTTTGTTGATGGCCCTACCTGCTTTTATACATCAACTAATCAATATACAGAAAGTGTAAAATTACAGCATAGGATTTTATATGATTTAGGATGGAATATTAGACGCATTGTATGGTTAGATTGGTTAAAATTTggaaatgatataaaaaaaaaaattgaatatgttaaaaaattaagagaaAAAGAACCATTAGGAAAAAATTTAGACCATTTCCCAAATATAAGTGCAGaggatataaaaaataaattaaaggaATTAAAGTTCtataaaattcaaaaagaaatagaaaaaacaaaaaacgAACCCAAAATACATCTTTCGCTATAA
- the PRP22 gene encoding pre-mRNA-splicing factor ATP-dependent RNA helicase PRP22, putative, whose translation MDCLNKINLIHKVNTELYNSLGIEDDNLAEFLIYLCNKSKSLEEFCKDVFENGGEIEHSVLKYLYDVIKSSSKDVEASKKENKEATSEKNIESKEYEQIEKKNEKMKKYYCLTIKNENFNKEPDENLKKKEDNQINYNNEDKSNSNKLNDTDSLYEKRKKNNNNRLSDSDSSYKKRKKKNNNRLSDSDSSYVKRRKKNNNRLNDSDSSYVKRRKKNNNNRLNDSDSSYKKRKKKNNNRLNDSDSSYEKRREKNHKNEKSYNYASSHKDYSEDKKRKHKHEKNYANDNSLKINNIFNGSISKIMDFGIFVSFKTIEGYKEGLVHATDILPNRKRLLNINEKFKRNMKVKVKVKGIFGEKISLNMSEVDQKTGKNLVNDEEKSENYGSLFDDIDEDYKELKKNKADIFREDPNEIMKYESVIKMQSDYSKWEIQQLMKSGAIYDENLKKEYKNLKMDEKIEDEEEVIEIEVNEREPSFLKGQTTKAGAKLSPIEIIVNAEGSLARAITTTSALAKERKEQKQNEQNAIFDSIPKDISRPWEDPKPNLGERTIAEALKNIGKNYDLPEWRKIYMNNNISVGVKNSLPLNEQRLKLPIYKLKDDLMKAIQKNNVLIVIGETGSGKTTQIPQYLHEANYTANGIIGCTQPRRVAAMSIAKRVSEEFGCILGQEVGYSIRFDDCTSNDTIIKYLTDGMLLRETLSDTMLTKYSFIILDEAHERTISTDILFCLLKDVVRKRSDFKLIVTSATLDAEKFSTYFFNSPIFTIPGKIFPVEILHSKEPESDYVEASLITVLNIHLNEHPGDILVFLTGQEEINTACEILHERMKKLESMCPPPLIILPIYSSLPSEMQSVIFEPAPPGCRKCILATNIAEASLTIDGIFFVIDPGFCKVKKYDSKRDMDSLIVAPISKANAKQRAGRAGRTGPGKCYRLYTEEAYKNEMAETSVPEIQRINLGSIVLLLKALGVNDFLHFDFMDSPSIETLIHSLENLYYLGALDDNGYLTKLGKKMANFPMEPNLSKILLTSINFNCADDVVTIVSMLSVQNIFYRPQNKALLADKKKNKFVMPQGDLITYLNIYNKWKENSLSNYWCHENFIHSRALKRAQDVRKQLLSIFEKYNYEVKKNTSKNDSTRYVNICKSICSGYFNHVCKRDSQQGYTTLLTNQQVFIHPSSTLFNKNPLFVVYHELVLTNKEYIRDCTIIQPQWLIQLAPNLFIPADEKKISKIKLREKIEPLHNYYEEPNAWRLSRRKG comes from the exons ATGGattgtttaaataaaataaatttaattcataAAGTGAATACAGAATTATATAATAGTTTAGGTATAGAAGATGACAATTTAGcagaatttttaatttatttgtgTAATAAATCTAAATCATTAGAAGAATTTTGCAAAGATGTTTTTGAAAATGGTGGGGAAATAGAACATTCTGttcttaaatatttatatgatgTCATAAAAAGTTCTTCGAAGGATGTTGAAGCGTcaaagaaagaaaataaagaagcaacttcagaaaaaaatattgaatcaAAAGAATATGaacaaatagaaaaaaaaaatgaaaaaatgaaaaaatattattgtttAACTATAAAGAACGAAAATTTCAATAAAGAGCCAGAcgaaaatttgaaaaaaaaagaagataatcagataaattataataatgaagataaaTCCAATAgcaataaattaaatgatactgattctttatatgaaaaaagaaaaaaaaataataataatagattAAGTGATAGTGAttcttcatataaaaaaagaaaaaaaaaaaataataatagattAAGTGATAGTGATTCATCATATgtaaaaagaagaaaaaaaaataataatagattAAATGATAGTGATTCATCATATgtaaaaagaagaaaaaaaaataataataatagattAAATGATAGTGAttcttcatataaaaaaagaaaaaaaaaaaataataatagattAAATGATAGTGATTCAtcatatgaaaaaagaagagagaaaaatcataaaaatgaaaaaagttataattaTGCTTCTTCTCATAAAGATTATAGCgaagataaaaaaagaaaacataaACATGAGAAAAATTATGCAAATgataattctttaaaaattaataatatttttaatggtAGTATAAGTAAAATAATGGATTTCGGAATTTTTGTTTCCTTTAAAACAATAGAAGGCTACAAAGAAGGCTTAGTTCATGCTACTGATATATTGCCAAATCGTAAAAggttattaaatataaatgaaaaatttaaaagaaatatgaaAGTTAAAGTAAAAGTAAAAGGAATATTTGGAGAAAAAATTAGTTTGAATATGTCAGAAGTAGATCAAAAGACAGGAAAAAATTTGGTaaatgatgaagaaaaaagtgaaaattaTGGTTCATTATTTGATGATATAGATGAAgattacaaagaattaaaaaaaaataaagcagACATTTTTAGAGAAGATCCAAatgaaataatgaaatatgaAAGTGTCATAAAAATGCAAAGTGATTATTCTAAATGGGAAATTCAACAGCTAATGAAAAGTGGGGCAATATATGATGAAAATCTCAAGAAGGAAtataagaatttaaaaatggaTGAAAAAATTGAAGATGAAGAGGAAGTTATAGAAATTGAAGTTAATGAAAGAGAGccttcttttttaaaagggCAAACAACAAAAGCTGGAGCAAAGTTGTCACCAATTGAAATTATTGTTAATGCTGAAGGATCTCTTGCTAGGGCAATAACAACTACATCAGCATTAGcaaaagaaagaaaagaaCAAAAGCAAAATGAGCAAAATGCAATTTTTGATAGTATTCCAAAAGATATTAGTAGACCATGGGAAGATCCAAAGCCAAATTTAGGAGAAAGAACAATAGCTGAAGCATTAAAGAATATTGGGAAAAATTATGACTTACCTGAATGgagaaaaatttatatgaacAATAATATATCTGTTGGTGTGAAAAATTCTTTACCACTTAATGAGCAAAGATTAAAATTAcctatatataaattaaaagatgaTTTAATGAAAGCGATTCAAAAAAACAATGTTCTTATTGTAATTGGAGAAACAGGTAGTGGAAAGACAACCCAAATACCTCAATATTTACATGAAGCAAATTATACAGCCAATGGAATTATTGGATGCACACAGCCAAGAAGAGTTGCAGCTATGTCAATTGCTAAAAGGGTGAGCGAAGAATTCGGATGCATTTTAGGCCAAGAAGTCGGTTATTCCATTCGTTTTGATGATTGTACATCCAATGAtactattataaaatatttaactgATGGTATGCTATTGCGAGAAACATTGAGTGATACAATGTTAACAAAgtattcatttattata CTTGATGAAGCTCATGAAAGAACAATTTCAACAGATATCCTTTTTTGTCTTTTAAAG GATGTTGTTAGAAAAAGATCtgattttaaattaatagtaACATCAGCTACTCTTGATGCTGAAAAGTTttctacatatttttttaattctccAATTTTTACTATTCCAGGAAAAATATTTCCTGTGGag aTACTACATTCTAAAGAACCAGAAAGTGATTATGTAGAAGCAAGTTTAATAACAGTTTTGAATATTCACTTAAATGAACACCCAGGCGatattttagtttttttgaCAGGCCAAGAGGAAATTAATACAGCATGTGAAATTTTACATGAACGTATGAAAAAATTAGAGAGTATGTGTCCTCCACCTTTAATTATTCTACCTATATATTCATCCTTGCCATCAGAAATGCAGAGCGTAATCTTTGAGCCTGCACCTCCAGGATGTAGGAAGTGTATCTTAGCTACAAATATAGCAGAAGCAAGTTTAACTATTGAtggaatattttttgttatcgATCCAGGGTTTtgtaaagtaaaaaaatatgactCTAAGAGAGATATGGATTCTTTAATAGTTGCCCCAATTTCTAAAGCTAATGCTAAACAAAGAGCTGGTCGTGCAGGTAGAACAGGACCAGGAAAATGCTATCGGCTATATACTGAAGAagcatataaaaatgaaatggcAGAAACTAGTGTACCAGAaatacaaagaattaatttaGGTAGtattgtattattattaaaggCTTTAGGAGTTAACGATTTTTTACACTTTGATTTCATGGATTCTCCATCAATTGAAACTCTTATACACTCTctagaaaatttatattatttaggTGCATTAGACGATAATGGCTATTTAACAAAATTAGGAAAAAAAATGGCAAATTTCCCTATGGAACCtaatttatcaaaaattttattaacatcAATTAATTTCAATTGTGCTGATGATGTAGTTACTATAGTTAGTATGCTCAGTgtacaaaatattttttatcgcCCTCAAAATAAAGCATTATTAgcggataaaaaaaaaaataaatttgtaATGCCACAAGGGGATCTTATTACTtacttaaatatatacaataagTGGAAGGAAAATAGTCTTTCTAACTATTGGTGTCACgaaaattttattcattCAAGAGCCTTAAAAAGAGCACAAGATGTAAGAAAACAATTGCTGTctatatttgaaaaatataattatgaagttaaaaaaaatacaagtaAAAATGATTCCACAAGATATGTGAATATATGTAAAAGTATTTGTTCTGGTTATTTCAATCATGTTTGTAAAAGAGATAGTCAACAAGGATACACTACTCTTTTAACTAACCAGCAAGTTTTTATTCATCCTTCATCAactctttttaataaaaatccATTATTTGTAGTATATCATGAATTAGTTTTaacaaataaagaatatataagaGACTGCACTATAATTCAACCTCAATGGTTAATACAATTAGCACCCAACTTATTTATTCCAgcagatgaaaaaaaaatatcaaagaTTAAATTAAGAGAAAAAATTGAGCCATTGCATAATTATTATGAAGAACCTAATGCTTGGAGGTTGTCTAGAAGAAAAGGAtaa
- the ADA gene encoding adenosine deaminase, putative, with protein MKMTVLHKDIDFLKKDELNINLKSLDKKERYKIWKRIPKCELHCHLDLCFSLEFFLRCVRKYNLQPDLTDDEVVEYYLFKERGKSLSEFIERSRRVTDIFINYDVIKEIAKEAVFNKYKEGVILIEFRYSPSYIAYKHSLCIDLIHKSIVEGITEAVEELNHKIHVGLICIGETGISEESLRKAADFCIKNKKDFIGFDHAGHERDLKPYKEIYDNVRENGISLTIHAGEDITLPNLNTIYSAIEVLKAKRLGHGIRVIESEDLVNLVKENDILLEVCPISNLLLNNVKSMDTHPIRRLYEAGVKVSVNSDDPGMFLTELVDEYEELYINLNFNLEDFMKMNLWALEKSFIKSEIKDKLKKLYFF; from the coding sequence atgaAAATGACTGTTTTACACAAAGATatagattttttaaaaaaagatgaactaaacataaatttaaaaagtttagataaaaaagaaagatataAGATATGGAAAAGAATACCTAAATGCGAACTACACTGCCATTTAGATTTATGTTTTtctttagaattttttttgagGTGCGTTCGTAAATATAATTTGCAACCAGATTTAACAGATGACGAAGTTGttgaatattatttatttaaagagAGGGGAAAATCACTAAGTGAATTTATTGAAAGGTCAAGGAGAGTTActgatatttttataaattatgatGTCATAAAAGAAATAGCTAAAGAAGctgtatttaataaatataaagaaggTGTAATTTTAATTGAATTTCGTTATTCTCCTTCATATATTGCATATAAACATAGTTTATGTATTGACTTAATTCATAAATCAATAGTTGAGGGTATAACTGAAGCAGTGGAAGAATTAAATCATAAGATTCATGTTGGTTTGATATGTATTGGGGAAACAGGAATTTCAGAAGAAAGTTTAAGAAAGGCTGCTGACTTttgcataaaaaataaaaaagattttaTTGGATTTGATCATGCAGGACATGAACGTGATTTAAAACCTTATAAAGAAATTTACGATAATGTAAGAGAAAATGGTATATCCTTAACTATTCATGCAGGAGAAGATATAACTTTACCTAATTTAAATACAATTTATTCAGCAATTGAAGTATTAAAAGCAAAAAGATTAGGACATGGAATAAGAGTTATTGAATCAGAAGATTTAGTGAATTtagtaaaagaaaatgatatcTTATTAGAAGTTTGCCCGATATCTAacttattattaaataatgttAAGTCAATGGACACACATCCCATAAGAAGATTATATGAAGCTGGAGTAAAAGTTTCAGTAAATTCTGATGACCCTGGGATGTTTCTAACAGAACTCGTTGATGAATACGAGGAGCTATACATAaacttaaattttaatttagaagattttatgaaaatgaaCTTATGGGCATTGGAAAAATCTTTTATCAAATCAGAGATAAAAGACAAATTGAAGAAGttgtattttttctaa
- the KAE1 gene encoding tRNA N6-adenosine threonylcarbamoyltransferase, putative, giving the protein MNNTKINVKKKNIKYILGIEGSANKLGISIIDGDMKILVNMRRTFVSEIGCGFIPREISSHHKYYIIDMIQSCLKKLHIKITDISLICYTKGPGIGSALYIGYNVCKIFSLLFNIPVIGVNHCVAHIEMGIFITKLFHPIILYVSGSNTQIIYFNNHKKRYEIIGETLDIAIGNIIDRSARILKISNLPSPGYNVELLARKKFMLNILKKRKNRKNEALNILNEKNKLKCVNLQNKNMNDTNISNSVKIKHNNSILKQSNMNSIKCTNKNNDVNDIKNNDNYDYTELLFFPYTIKGMDISFSGYDYYISKYFSKYLNKNIKKIKMNLKNNKKESNYEEYNQSIQKKYRTENNSCDISVKKEEKVEEKNLKKEEFKNYNNIEVKSEDVSEKKDISSSNNSSEDNTIYHKDKKEFEKDNKIKSLQNENASICKIDDILNNNLSYVSLIKGDSYYEDNIIYKSENKKNYGDNDRYTEEDCSIETDSDFYEKYSSEEEKEIIDLSDEEKRKIQICYSLQHHIFSMLIEITERAISFTNSKEVIIVGGVGCNLFLQNMMKKMAKQKNIKIGFMDHSYCVDNGAMIAYTGYLQYLNSENKNIYNFENITIHQRYRTDDVLVTWR; this is encoded by the coding sequence ATGAATAACACcaaaataaatgtaaaaaaaaaaaatattaaatatatattaggGATAGAAGGAAGTGCTAACAAATTAGGTATAAGTATAATAGATGGagatatgaaaatattagtAAATATGAGAAGAACTTTTGTTTCTGAAATTGGATGTGGTTTTATACCAAGGGAAATTAGTTCCcatcataaatattatattattgatATGATTCAAAGTTGTTTGAAAAAGCtgcatataaaaataacagaCATATCTTTAATATGCTATACAAAAGGGCCAGGTATAGGTTCAGCTTTATATATTGGTTATAACGTTTGCAAAATTTTTTCCTTACTCTTCAATATTCCTGTAATTGGTGTAAATCATTGCGTTGCTCATATAGAAATGGGGATATTTATAACTAAATTATTTCATCCAATTATACTATACGTAAGTGGAAGTAATacacaaataatttattttaataatcaCAAAAAGAGATATGAAATAATAGGTGAGACATTAGATATTGCTATTGGGAATATTATTGACAGATCAGCAAGGATTCTTAAAATCTCTAATTTACCTTCCCCAGGATATAATGTTGAACTTTTAgctagaaaaaaatttatgctaaatattttgaaaaagcgaaaaaatagaaaaaatgaagctttaaatattttaaatgaaaaaaataagctTAAATGTGTAAATTTGCAGAATAAAAACATGAATGATACTAATATTTCTAATTctgttaaaataaaacataataatTCAATTTTAAAACAAAGTAATATGAACTCTATTAAATGTaccaataaaaataatgatgtaaatgatataaaaaataatgacaACTATGATTATACtgaattacttttttttccatATACTATTAAAGGAATGGACATATCCTTTAGCGGTTATGATTATTATATTAgcaaatatttttcaaaatatttaaataaaaatataaagaaaataaaaatgaatcttaaaaataataaaaaagaaagcaATTACGAAGAATATAATCAAAGTATCcagaaaaaatatagaacTGAAAATAACTCTTGTGATATATCAGTgaaaaaagaagagaaagtggaagaaaaaaatttgaaaaaagaagaatttaaaaattataataacatAGAAGTAAAAAGTGAAGATGTttctgaaaaaaaagatatttcaTCTTCTAATAATTCAAGTGAAGATAATACTATATATCATAAAGACAAAAAGGAATTTGAAAAAGATAACAAAATAAAGTCACTTCAAAATGAAAATGCATCCATATGCAAAATTGATGATatcttaaataataatttaagttACGTTTCATTAATTAAAGGAGATTCATATTATGaagataatattatttacaaaagtgaaaataaaaaaaattatggaGATAATGATAGATATACTGAAGAAGATTGTTCAATAGAAACTGATAGTGATTTCTACGAAAAATACTCAagtgaagaagaaaaagaaattattgaTTTAAGTGATgaggaaaaaagaaaaatacaaatttgCTATAGCTTACAGCATCATATATTTAGTATGCTTATTGAGATAACTGAAAGGGCTATTTCGTTTACAAATAGCAAAGAAGTTATAATAGTAGGAGGTGTAGGATGCAATTTATTCCTTCAaaatatgatgaaaaaaatggcaaaacaaaaaaatataaaaattggaTTCATGGATCACAGTTATTGTGTTGATAATGGTGCAATGATTGCCTATACTGGCTATTTACAATACTTGAAttcagaaaataaaaatatttataattttgaaaaCATAACTATCCATCAAAGATATAGAACAGATGATGTTTTAGTAACTTGgagataa
- a CDS encoding RNA methyltransferase, putative, with amino-acid sequence MDKFNETEVIDENNEMNENKEINKIEEINKEEEVSKRDVSTYIMKSKEESKNLIKHNNKNQINMYVVIYNISKKKNIGSIIRSCVAFNVNKIFIIGKKKKEISFFGNMGTYQYICIEYFDNIIELKDYLKKNNILLYGCEITNNSISVTEKPFIKDTAFLFGNEGTGIDDKILNYCDKIIYIPQYGNGTSSLNVSISCSIILHNFAIWANYKEIEIKNKKFIIQKCKSKLDNYLYPSDDLLKEINSKRLMRSEKQKDYNIISLSDLL; translated from the coding sequence ATGgataaatttaatgaaacTGAAGTTatagatgaaaataatgaaatgaatgaaaataaagaaataaataaaattgaagaGATAAATAAAGAGGAAGAAGTAAGCAAAAGAGATGTAAGCACGTACATTATGAAGAGTAAGGAAGAAAGCAAAAATTTGATTAAACATAATAATAAGaatcaaataaatatgtatgtggtaatttataacataagcaaaaaaaaaaatattggaAGCATAATAAGAAGTTGCGTTGCttttaatgtaaataaaatatttattattggaaaaaaaaaaaaagaaataagcTTTTTTGGTAATATGGGAACATACCAATACATTTGTATTGAGTATTTTGATAATATAATAGAATTAAAagattatttaaagaaaaataatatattattatatggTTGTGAAATAACAAATAATTCTATTTCAGTTACAGAAAAACCATTTATAAAAGATACAGCTTTTTTATTTGGAAATGAAGGTACAGGAATTgatgataaaattttaaattattgtgacaaaattatttatattcctCAATATGGAAATGGGACATCTTCTTTAAATGTTTCAATTTCATGCTCTATAATTTTACATAACTTTGCTATTTGGGCTAATTATAAGGAaattgaaattaaaaataaaaaatttattattcaaaaatGTAAAAGCAAATtagataattatttatatccgtctgatgatttattaaaagaaataaacaGTAAACGGCTTATGAGATCTGAGAAACAGAAagattataatataatttctttGAGTGATCTATTATga
- the SPT4 gene encoding transcription elongation factor SPT4, putative codes for MTTSKGRKKSDMKKNDESFSEQKDSPKKLKNSLQEDKAILKLRACLSCRLLKTEAEFYQSGCSNCKFLQMTGDRHRIHDCTSENFNGFMAITNPNKSWMAQYNDLSKYVPGFYALQVVGELPESIRDLKSNY; via the exons atGACAACATCTAAAG gaagaaaaaaatctgatatgaaaaaaaatgatgaatcTTTCTCAGAACAAAA agattcaccaaaaaaattaaagaacaGTTTGCAAGAGGATAAGgcaatattaaaattacGTGCTTGTTTATCATGTCGTTTGTTAAAAACAGAAGCAGAA TTCTATCAAAGTGGTTGTAGCAATTGTAAGTTTTTACAAATGACTGGAGATAGACACAGAATTCATGATTGCACTagtgaaaattttaatgggTTTATGGCTATAACTAACCCTAACAAGTCATGGATGGCTCAATACAATGATTTAAGTAAATATGTTCCTGGTTTTTATGCTCTACAAGTAGTAGGAGAGTTACCTGAGTCAATAAGAGATTTAAAATCGAATTACTAA